From a single Camarhynchus parvulus chromosome 20, STF_HiC, whole genome shotgun sequence genomic region:
- the SLC2A4RG gene encoding LOW QUALITY PROTEIN: SLC2A4 regulator (The sequence of the model RefSeq protein was modified relative to this genomic sequence to represent the inferred CDS: inserted 1 base in 1 codon): MAAAGGAWRGRPGGAAGSRGRGRGRRERSGSGPRPISGAESGGRVPARALRPMARRSGGVRFGIFLGSPAAGIRPAPPREERPGSACSGIRLVLDPVGSPRSGIRSVPEPGQRVPVSGWPGWHECAPSAGIAAGSRVIRSEREKIGVWIHRLWIYTGVWDVGAASLELRCQEGVRSWLCGDPCWIPADAQPAVGLPADPTAGAPRCPLPCLPQAPLGPEGWLGEPPSRQEEAVLRALDAGLERCLALHSAVQCIPVPRHRKLSGKAGIDEVMAAAVLTSLSASPLVLGHPPATHATEPGSEVWKEAPAMSSSCSSSSNASGDWSWDPSSDRSTPSTPSPPLSSHVPSTFLPGPLPDEGPDEPDGTHFVFGEPTPRKRKNSTKVMFKCLWKSCGKVLSSSSGMQKHIRTMHLGRKADLEQSDGEEDFYYTELDVDVEALTDGLSSLTPVSPTSSVPPXFPGPEAPLPPALPILELALASPCSPPGPPGRCHVHTDHAYQGCRTPPRPPVSPTVPTPPPPKPPAVPRRPRGEAKKCRKVYGMEHREMWCTACRWKKACQRFLD, encoded by the exons ATGGCCGCTGCCGGCGGGGCGTGGCGCGGCCGGCCAGGGGGCGCGGCCGGCTCGCGAGGGCGGGGGCGTGGCCGCCGCGAGCGAAGTGGCAGCGGGCCTCGGCCAATCAGCGGCGCGGAGAGCGGCGGCCGCGTTCCAGCCCGCGCGCTCCGGCCAATGGCGCGGCGCTCGGGGGGCGTG CGCTTTGGGATCTTCCTGGGATCTCCCGCCGCGGGGatccgcccggccccgccccgggaAGAGCGGCCGGGATCCGCTTGCAGCGGGATCCGCTTGGTGCTGGATCCCGTGGGATCTCCCCGGAGCGGGATCCGCTCGGTGCCGGAGCCCGGGCAACGGGTGCCGGTGTCGGGCTGGCCTGGCTGGCACGAGTGCGCTCCCAGCGCTGGGATAGCCGCTGGATCCCGGGTGATCCGCTCAGAGCGGGAAAAAATTGGGGTGTGGATCCATAGGCTGTGGATCTACACCGGGGTGTGGGATGTGGGTGCTGCCAGCTTAGAGCTGCGTTGCCAGGAGGGTGTCCGGTCCTGGCTCTGTGGAGATCCCTGCTGGATCCCTGCTGATGCTCAGCCG GCCGTGGGGCTCCCTGCGGACCCCACTGCTGGGGCTCCCCGCTGCCCGCTGCCGTGTCTCCCGCAGGCTCCGCTGGGACCCgagggctggctgggggagCCGCCGTCGCGCCAGGAGGAGGCCGTGCTGCGGGCGCTGGACGCGGGGCTGGAGCGCTGCCTGGCGCTGCACTCGGCCGTGCAGTGCATCCCCGTGCCCCGGCACAG GAAGCTCTCGGGCAAGGCGGGCATTGATGAGGTGATGGCAGCTGCGGTGCTCACCAGCCTCTCTGCCAGCCCCCTGGTGCTCGGGCACCCACCGGCCACTCATGCCACAG aGCCTGGCAGTGAGGTCTGGAAGGAGGCTCCTGCCAtgtcctccagctgcagcagcagcagcaacgCCAGCGGGGACTGGAGCTGGGACCCCTCCAGCGACCGATCCACCCCCTCCACCCCCTCACCCCCCCTCTCCAGCCACGTCCCCAGCACCTTCCTGCCTGGCCCACTCCCAGATGAGGGCCCTGATGAGCCCGACGGCACCCACTTCGTCTTTGGAGAGCCCACCCCACGGAAGAGGAAG AACTCCACCAAGGTGATGTTCAAGTGCTTGTGGAAGAGCTGCGGCAAagtcctcagcagctcctcagggatgcAGAAGCACATCCGAACCATGCACCTTGG ccgGAAAGCCGACCTGGAGCAGAGCGATGGCGAGGAGGATTTCTACTACACGGAGCTGGACGTGGACGTGGAGGCGCTGACTGACGGGCTCTCCAGCCTCACCCCCGTGTCTCCCACCTCCTCGGTGCCCC CCTTCCCCGGCCCCGAGGCTcctctgccaccagccctgcccatccTCGAGCTGGCCCTGgcctccccctgcagccccccgggGCCCCCCGGCCGCTGCCACGTCCACACTGACCACGCGTACCAg GGCTGCCGGACCCCCCCACGGCCACCCGtgtcccccactgtccccaccccGCCACCGCCCAAGCCACCGGCCGTGCCCAG GCGGCCGCGGGGCGAGGCCAAGAAGTGCCGCAAGGTGTACGGCATGGAGCACCGGGAGATGTGGTGCACGGCGTGCCGCTGGAAGAAGGCGTGCCAGCGCTTCCTCGACTGA
- the LIME1 gene encoding lck-interacting transmembrane adapter 1, giving the protein MAAASGEGTAGTRLLPAGTALALLGGLVYLGTLCAACKRKGRKKVAPDGVKLVDEALLCQTQLRSLSKSDTKLHELYRVKVRDVQRPASLDLPGPTAPGGESLHSSGLLHRELPQIPVPEPPATSPAPDQTYSNLLFTPLRKPVPDAVYECLAVGEEGTPVPPMPAGTQVSPPRAVHGTADYACVHKVRKVVSVEVQDGAVAGPSGAQHCWDGTGGAPHAKLEEMYSTVCKATKKKSQVPASTPRAVKEGGSEGPHPCQQEGAPAAPGAPDPCYESINDRAWTAQARGPEPDYEAVDINWKKAAKRDKPGKPCVPENLYESVVDVWAGGSRKASARTAANGLQVYITNL; this is encoded by the exons ATGGCTGCAGCCAGCGGcgaggggacagcagggacgcggctgctgccagctggcactgccctggccctgctcgGTGGCCTGGTCTACCTGGGCACCCTGTGTGCTGCCTGCAAACG gaagggcaggaagaaGGTCGCTCCGGACGGGGTGAAGCTCGTGGATGAG gccctgctctgccagacCCAGCTGCGGTCACTCAGCAAGTCGGACACGAAGCTGCACGAGCTGTACCGGGTGAAGGTCAGGGATG TCCAGCGTCCTGCCAGCCTGGATCTCCCCGGTCCCACGGCCCCTGGGGGTGaatccctgcacagctctggcctCCTGCACCGTGAGCTGCCCCAGATCCCCGTCCCTGAGCCCCCGgccacctccccagcccccGACCAGACCTACTCCAACCTGCTCTTCACCCCGCTGCGCAAACCAGTGCCAGACGCCGTCTATGAGTGCCTGGCAGTGGGGGAGGAGGGCACCCCGGTGCCCCCCATGCCAGCTGGcacccaggtgtcccctccacGGGCTGTGCACGGGACAGCTGATTACGCCTGTGTCCATAAAGTGAGGAAGGTGGTGTCGGTGGAGgtgcaggatggggctgtggcaggaccctctggagcacagcactgctgggatggcACAGGCGGTGCCCCTCATGCCAAG CTGGAAGAGATGTACTCGACGGTGTGCAAAGCCACCAAGAAGAAATCCCAGGTCCCTGCATCAACCCCGAGGGCTGTGAAGGAGGGGGGGTCTGAGGGGCCGCACCCCTGCCAGCAGGAGggggccccagcagccccaggtgccccTGACCCCTGTTATGAATCCATCAACGACAGAGCATGGACTGCCCAGGCCCGTGGCCCCGAGCCTGACTATGAGGCTGTGGACATTAACTGGAAGAAGGCAGCAAAACGGGACAAGCCAGGGAAGCCCTGTGTGCCTGAGAACCTCTATGAGAGCGTGGTGGACGTCTGGGCAGGGGGGTCCCGGAAAGCCTCTGCCCGGACAGCAGCCAACGGGCTGCAGGTTTACATCACCAACCTATag